A single region of the Nocardioides ochotonae genome encodes:
- a CDS encoding alpha-(1->3)-arabinofuranosyltransferase domain-containing protein produces the protein MGPESTGSTASARAEDPHRDRPARLGPAGAAALVVYALIAIVSLLQQPGRATYDTRAELTERPRSFLGEVFTLWHPESSFGEFQNQAYGYLFPQGMWFLLTDWLGVADWVSQRIWSALVLIVAIEGARRLAAALGLPGAAALLAGLAFGFTPRLLGTVSVITGESLPGAMLPWVVLPVVLAMQGRIGRRSALLLSGAAVVCMGGVNAVENAGALPVAIIVVVWGLRRGLLSRRFVAGWAAVLLAASFWWTLPLLLLAGYAPPFYEYVESAANTTVLIGPSEAIRGDSHWVAYLISGDQSWWPAAHALVSERDLIVLAAVISAIGLYGLLRLQHAIRGPLVLSMLVGLAALTVAHGGWGGSLLAGEFRVLLDGALQIFRNVHKIDPTVRLPLAIGFGHAVVLITRWVAARWPRHDPRALVALVMAALVMSLGQPYLFNDSRTPGWTEVSEPWQEAQRYLIEHQGETATLILPGSGFAQQDWGWTIDEPLLLLGGVNRVVRSQVPLVPGQTIRFLHALDQLATTGRATPRLGAQLARAGIGHVVLRRDLRRDLTGSPHPGGAAVSLANGGLRSVAQFGEGEGGPAVEVLAVEEELPVLRTTLTERVLTVRGAPESVLAVQETGLVSPGTATVLEGEDGWEREADVVTDGNQRRERAFGVNDESVSAVLTADEPWRLSRAAHDFPAVSGTAQVVARYDGLRRLTASSAQGYADNFGPVLPQSAPYAAVDGDRQTRWVSSYATDPTEQWIRMELDEPRRIREVSVLPVVEDDFVVPIRELEVRAGDQVRRVRAHPSGAPSIARFDGRPADVVEVRVVRAATPENRGRVGLREITIDERSSGRSLVVPGMVGPDARLVFGADAERRACRITVGIPDCDVGRIRAPEERSGLDRTFTTSARTTHRLSGWAVARATRETSLLLDPLDAGQRVGASSVYGGDPKVAQRFAHDGLDSTVWMSADNDQNPTLVFEWDRPRTISGVAVVGGESEDIPRRALLRTRSRVVEASVTGTEIAAWKPLRTTRLEVTFLKRYGSDRVVVPEIRLAGADVTRPLDDGLEGGRVGRPCGFGPNIVVDGQVVPTEVWGSVADIVNGSPMRWESCAAGDGSATAAGQPSDGLVRLGPGVHRVQARNSAEFAVTRLLAEPVRERRNEAGRPGTGRGADREVTLTRWEASDRTAVVAAGPEALLHLPENANPGWEARVDGEELRRVRVDGWQQAWVLPASGEVTVELSYAPQRVYTVLLPLGLGVSGLVLLAGIGAGIGLWWRRRRGTAPGIPESWATLSPRASSPAVVGLSAVAVFAFLGPVATVGLVLALVAGRVVAVSGSGALAAVTGALGWWRDAAPALVAAVLVVASALLDVAGLPWLSRGADVLAAVAIGLAAGLLLARRSAPLLAPRTGRNV, from the coding sequence GTGGGTCCTGAGTCGACCGGGTCGACCGCGTCCGCGCGCGCCGAGGACCCGCACCGGGACCGGCCTGCCCGTCTGGGCCCCGCCGGCGCGGCCGCGCTCGTCGTCTACGCGCTCATCGCGATCGTCTCGCTGCTGCAGCAGCCGGGCCGCGCGACCTACGACACCCGCGCCGAGCTCACCGAGCGGCCCCGGTCGTTCCTCGGCGAGGTCTTCACGCTGTGGCACCCGGAGTCCAGCTTCGGGGAGTTCCAGAACCAGGCCTACGGCTACCTCTTCCCGCAGGGCATGTGGTTCCTGCTCACCGACTGGCTGGGCGTCGCGGACTGGGTGAGCCAGCGGATCTGGTCGGCGCTGGTGCTGATCGTGGCCATCGAGGGCGCCCGTCGCCTGGCGGCGGCCCTCGGGCTCCCCGGCGCCGCCGCGCTCCTGGCCGGCCTGGCCTTCGGGTTCACCCCCCGTCTGCTCGGCACCGTCAGCGTCATCACCGGCGAGTCCCTGCCCGGCGCGATGCTGCCGTGGGTGGTGCTGCCGGTCGTGCTGGCCATGCAGGGCCGGATCGGGCGGCGCAGCGCGCTCCTGCTCAGCGGCGCCGCGGTCGTGTGCATGGGCGGGGTCAACGCCGTCGAGAACGCGGGCGCGCTCCCGGTGGCGATCATCGTGGTGGTCTGGGGCCTGCGCCGCGGACTGCTGTCGCGTCGCTTCGTGGCCGGGTGGGCGGCGGTGCTGCTCGCCGCGTCGTTCTGGTGGACGCTCCCGCTGCTGCTGCTGGCCGGCTACGCCCCGCCGTTCTACGAGTACGTCGAGAGCGCCGCGAACACCACGGTGCTCATCGGCCCCTCGGAGGCGATCCGCGGCGACTCGCACTGGGTGGCCTACCTGATCAGCGGCGACCAGTCCTGGTGGCCCGCGGCGCACGCCCTGGTCTCCGAGCGGGACCTGATCGTGCTGGCCGCCGTCATCTCCGCGATCGGCCTGTACGGGCTGCTGCGTCTGCAGCACGCGATCCGGGGGCCGCTGGTGCTCTCGATGCTGGTCGGCCTGGCCGCGCTCACCGTCGCGCACGGCGGCTGGGGCGGCAGCCTGCTGGCTGGGGAGTTCCGGGTGCTGCTCGACGGCGCGCTGCAGATCTTCCGCAACGTGCACAAGATCGACCCGACCGTGCGCCTCCCGCTGGCGATCGGGTTCGGGCACGCGGTGGTGCTCATCACCCGCTGGGTCGCCGCCCGGTGGCCCCGCCACGACCCGCGGGCCCTCGTGGCGCTGGTCATGGCCGCCCTGGTGATGTCGCTGGGCCAGCCCTACCTCTTCAACGACTCCCGGACCCCGGGCTGGACCGAGGTCTCCGAGCCGTGGCAGGAGGCGCAGCGCTACCTCATCGAGCACCAGGGCGAGACGGCGACGCTGATCCTGCCCGGCTCCGGCTTCGCACAGCAGGACTGGGGCTGGACGATCGACGAGCCGCTGCTCCTGCTCGGCGGGGTCAACCGGGTGGTGCGCAGCCAGGTGCCGCTCGTGCCCGGCCAGACGATCCGGTTCCTGCACGCCCTCGACCAGCTCGCGACCACCGGGCGCGCCACCCCTCGGCTCGGCGCACAGCTCGCCCGCGCCGGGATCGGGCACGTCGTGCTGCGCCGCGACCTGCGCCGCGACCTCACCGGCTCGCCGCACCCCGGCGGCGCCGCGGTCTCGCTGGCCAACGGCGGCCTGCGCAGCGTGGCGCAGTTCGGCGAGGGTGAGGGCGGCCCCGCGGTCGAGGTGCTCGCGGTCGAGGAGGAGCTGCCGGTGCTGCGCACGACGCTGACCGAGCGCGTCCTCACCGTGCGCGGCGCCCCCGAGAGCGTGCTCGCGGTCCAGGAGACCGGCCTGGTGAGTCCCGGGACCGCGACGGTCCTGGAGGGCGAGGACGGCTGGGAGCGCGAGGCCGACGTCGTGACCGACGGCAACCAGCGCCGCGAGCGGGCGTTCGGCGTCAACGACGAGTCGGTCTCCGCCGTGCTGACCGCCGACGAGCCGTGGCGCCTCTCCCGCGCGGCGCACGACTTCCCGGCCGTGTCGGGGACCGCGCAGGTGGTGGCCCGCTACGACGGCCTGCGCCGGCTCACCGCCTCCTCGGCCCAGGGGTACGCCGACAACTTCGGGCCGGTCCTGCCCCAGAGCGCGCCGTACGCCGCGGTGGACGGCGACCGTCAGACCCGTTGGGTCTCCTCCTACGCCACCGACCCCACCGAGCAGTGGATCCGCATGGAGCTGGACGAGCCCCGCCGGATCCGCGAGGTATCGGTGCTCCCGGTCGTCGAGGACGACTTCGTCGTGCCGATCCGCGAGCTCGAGGTCCGCGCCGGCGACCAGGTGCGCCGGGTGCGCGCCCACCCCTCGGGCGCTCCCTCGATCGCCCGGTTCGACGGCCGCCCGGCCGACGTCGTCGAGGTGCGGGTGGTGCGGGCGGCGACCCCGGAGAACCGGGGCCGGGTGGGCCTGCGCGAGATCACCATCGACGAGCGCAGCTCGGGCCGCAGCCTCGTGGTCCCGGGCATGGTCGGCCCCGACGCTCGGCTGGTCTTCGGCGCCGACGCCGAGCGTCGCGCCTGCCGGATCACGGTCGGCATCCCGGACTGCGACGTCGGGCGGATCCGCGCACCCGAGGAGCGCAGCGGCCTGGACCGCACCTTCACCACCTCCGCCCGGACCACGCACCGGCTGAGCGGCTGGGCCGTGGCCCGGGCGACCCGCGAGACCTCCCTGCTCCTCGACCCGCTCGACGCGGGCCAGCGGGTGGGCGCGAGCTCGGTGTACGGCGGCGACCCCAAGGTCGCCCAGCGCTTCGCCCACGACGGCCTGGACTCCACGGTGTGGATGTCGGCCGACAACGACCAGAACCCGACGCTCGTCTTCGAGTGGGACCGCCCGCGCACGATCTCCGGTGTCGCCGTCGTCGGCGGTGAGTCCGAGGACATCCCGCGGCGGGCCCTCCTGCGCACCCGGTCCCGGGTCGTGGAGGCATCGGTGACCGGCACCGAGATCGCGGCCTGGAAGCCGCTGCGCACCACGCGCCTCGAGGTGACCTTCCTCAAGCGCTACGGCTCCGACCGGGTCGTCGTCCCCGAGATCCGACTGGCCGGCGCCGACGTCACCCGGCCGCTGGACGACGGGCTCGAGGGCGGCCGGGTCGGCCGGCCGTGCGGCTTCGGCCCGAACATCGTGGTCGACGGACAGGTGGTGCCCACCGAGGTGTGGGGCAGCGTCGCCGACATCGTCAACGGCTCACCGATGCGCTGGGAGAGCTGCGCCGCCGGCGACGGCTCGGCGACCGCCGCGGGCCAGCCCTCCGACGGACTCGTGCGCCTCGGGCCCGGCGTGCACCGCGTCCAGGCCCGCAACAGCGCCGAGTTCGCCGTCACCCGCCTCCTCGCCGAGCCCGTCCGGGAACGACGCAACGAGGCCGGACGGCCCGGCACCGGGCGCGGCGCCGACCGCGAGGTGACCCTCACCCGGTGGGAGGCCAGCGACCGTACGGCGGTCGTGGCCGCCGGCCCGGAGGCGCTGCTGCACCTGCCGGAGAACGCCAACCCGGGCTGGGAGGCCCGGGTGGATGGCGAGGAGCTGCGCCGCGTACGCGTGGACGGCTGGCAACAGGCCTGGGTGCTGCCGGCGAGCGGCGAGGTCACCGTCGAGCTGAGCTATGCCCCGCAGCGCGTCTACACGGTGCTCCTGCCTCTCGGCCTGGGCGTGAGCGGCCTGGTGCTGCTCGCCGGGATCGGCGCCGGCATCGGACTGTGGTGGCGCCGCCGCCGCGGGACCGCGCCGGGCATCCCGGAGAGCTGGGCGACACTGTCGCCCCGGGCGTCCAGCCCAGCGGTGGTCGGCCTCAGCGCGGTCGCCGTCTTCGCCTTCCTCGGCCCGGTGGCGACCGTCGGCCTGGTCCTCGCGCTCGTCGCCGGCCGCGTGGTCGCGGTGAGCGGCTCCGGGGCCCTCGCCGCCGTCACGGGTGCGCTCGGGTGGTGGCGCGACGCCGCCCCGGCGCTGGTGGCCGCGGTGCTGGTCGTGGCGTCCGCCCTGCTCGACGTGGCCGGCCTGCCCTGGCTGTCACGGGGCGCGGACGTGCTGGCCGCCGTCGCGATCGGGCTCGCGGCCGGCCTCCTGCTGGCCCGACGGTCCGCACCCCTTCTCGCCCCACGCACCGGGAGGAACGTGTGA
- a CDS encoding glycosyltransferase, with translation MLQLVIPAFNEAARLPRTLRELTRYATANRATLGRIEVVVVDNASTDATASVARDADCAALPVRIVHCAEPGKGAAVRAGMAVTTADIVGFMDADGATRLDALDEGWRRMLLGADIAIGSRAVEGSDTAVRHSWLRERGARAYRSCTARLVPGVADTQCGFKLLRGDLAREVFAGLRTPGFSFDVELLARARHAGAVIHEFPVVWADVPGSTFDPVRHGAGAFLDLGRIAWQLRGSRTAPRTVPALAPVAGSAVVPPAAAGGEF, from the coding sequence ATGCTCCAGCTGGTGATACCCGCATTCAACGAGGCGGCCCGGCTCCCGCGCACCCTGCGCGAGTTGACCCGCTACGCCACCGCGAACCGGGCGACCCTCGGCCGCATCGAGGTCGTCGTGGTCGACAACGCGAGCACCGACGCGACCGCCAGCGTCGCACGCGACGCCGACTGCGCGGCGCTGCCGGTCCGGATCGTGCACTGCGCCGAGCCCGGCAAGGGCGCCGCGGTGCGCGCCGGCATGGCCGTGACCACCGCGGACATCGTGGGGTTCATGGACGCCGACGGCGCGACCCGCCTCGACGCGCTCGACGAGGGCTGGCGGCGCATGCTCCTGGGGGCCGACATCGCCATCGGGTCGCGTGCCGTCGAGGGCAGCGACACCGCCGTACGCCACAGCTGGCTGCGCGAGCGGGGCGCCCGCGCCTACCGTTCGTGCACCGCTCGCCTGGTCCCCGGTGTGGCCGACACCCAGTGCGGGTTCAAGCTGCTGCGCGGCGACCTGGCACGCGAGGTGTTCGCGGGCCTGCGGACCCCCGGCTTCTCCTTCGACGTCGAGCTTCTGGCCCGGGCGCGCCACGCGGGTGCCGTGATCCACGAGTTCCCCGTGGTCTGGGCCGACGTCCCGGGCTCCACCTTCGATCCCGTGCGCCACGGCGCCGGGGCGTTCCTCGACCTCGGCCGGATCGCCTGGCAGCTGCGTGGCTCGCGCACCGCGCCGAGAACGGTGCCCGCGCTCGCGCCGGTCGCCGGGTCCGCCGTCGTACCGCCCGCCGCGGCCGGCGGCGAGTTCTAG
- a CDS encoding glycosyltransferase family 4 protein — protein sequence MNWRDLSHSLAGGSERYAWEYARALAEAGARVEFVTARERGQARHEVRDGIRIQRGGGPFTFYVHAGLALLRRRRSLSVVIDPECGIPAFSPLFVRRDTVVVMPVHHVHQEQFATYFPAPLAAVGQWLERVAMRRVYRTRRTLAVSESTRTEMVRQLGWRGEVDLLANGAEVPDPTLVSAEDKDPDRLVVLGRLVPHKRVDLVLRVVRELATERPGLHLDVCGKGPDLDRLVLLAGELGIADRVHFHGFVPEETKHAVLRRAALHVCASDIEGWGQVVIEAAGWGVPTVARDVPGLRDSIRDGDTGWLVPDDPDPDLVAGRLADRVREALKVLEAPEERAVVVGACQEWAARFSWTRMHREALAVVEQELRRVGR from the coding sequence GTGAACTGGCGCGACCTCTCCCACTCGCTCGCCGGAGGGTCCGAGCGCTACGCGTGGGAGTACGCCCGCGCGCTCGCCGAGGCCGGAGCGCGCGTCGAGTTCGTGACCGCCCGCGAGCGCGGCCAGGCCCGCCACGAGGTGCGCGACGGCATCCGGATCCAGCGCGGTGGCGGCCCCTTCACCTTCTACGTCCATGCCGGCCTGGCGTTGCTGCGCCGGCGTCGCAGCCTCTCGGTCGTGATCGACCCGGAGTGCGGGATCCCGGCCTTCTCCCCGCTGTTCGTACGCCGCGACACGGTGGTCGTGATGCCGGTGCACCACGTGCACCAGGAGCAGTTCGCCACCTACTTCCCCGCGCCGCTCGCCGCGGTGGGCCAGTGGCTCGAGCGGGTCGCGATGCGGCGGGTCTACCGCACGCGGCGCACGTTGGCGGTCTCGGAGTCGACCCGCACCGAGATGGTGCGTCAGCTCGGCTGGCGCGGCGAGGTCGACCTCCTCGCCAACGGCGCCGAGGTGCCCGACCCGACCCTGGTGAGCGCGGAGGACAAGGACCCCGACCGGCTGGTGGTGCTCGGGCGCCTGGTCCCGCACAAGCGGGTGGACCTGGTGCTGCGCGTCGTCCGCGAGCTGGCGACCGAGCGCCCCGGGCTGCACCTCGACGTGTGCGGCAAGGGCCCCGACCTGGACCGGCTGGTGCTCCTGGCCGGCGAGCTCGGCATCGCCGACCGGGTGCACTTCCACGGCTTCGTCCCCGAGGAGACCAAGCACGCGGTGCTGCGCCGCGCCGCGCTGCACGTGTGCGCCTCGGACATCGAGGGGTGGGGCCAGGTGGTCATCGAGGCGGCCGGCTGGGGCGTGCCCACCGTCGCCCGTGACGTGCCCGGCCTGCGCGACTCCATCCGCGACGGCGACACCGGCTGGCTGGTGCCCGACGATCCGGACCCCGACCTGGTGGCGGGTCGGCTGGCCGACCGGGTGCGGGAGGCCCTGAAGGTGCTGGAGGCACCCGAGGAGCGGGCCGTCGTGGTCGGCGCCTGCCAGGAGTGGGCGGCGCGCTTCAGCTGGACGCGCATGCACCGCGAGGCGCTCGCCGTGGTCGAGCAGGAGCTGCGCCGGGTCGGTCGCTGA
- a CDS encoding class I SAM-dependent methyltransferase, translating into MDAQEIRKSAALEKKHWWYAERRALVRRLVRPLSPGRALDVGCGGGGNTGVLQDLGWDVTGIEYSPVAAGIARGRGLKVVRGDAQLLPVADASMDLVMSTDAWEHIEDDKAVARETARVLRPGGRALVAVPCSMALWSGHDVALGHLRRYERADLAALLEGAGLEVVDIASWNVLLRPVARMRRKNNDSESEMEEVHPVLNAGLRVAVAAERVLPVQRLPGISLVARAVKR; encoded by the coding sequence GTGGACGCGCAGGAGATCCGCAAGTCGGCGGCCTTGGAGAAGAAGCACTGGTGGTACGCCGAGCGGCGGGCACTGGTGCGGCGCTTGGTGCGCCCGTTGTCGCCGGGCCGTGCGCTCGACGTGGGCTGCGGGGGCGGTGGCAACACCGGCGTTCTGCAGGACCTCGGCTGGGACGTGACCGGGATCGAGTACTCCCCCGTCGCGGCGGGCATCGCCCGCGGCCGCGGTCTGAAGGTGGTGCGCGGCGACGCGCAGCTCCTGCCGGTGGCCGACGCCTCGATGGACCTGGTGATGTCGACCGACGCCTGGGAGCACATCGAGGACGACAAGGCCGTGGCCCGCGAGACCGCGCGGGTGCTGCGCCCCGGCGGCCGGGCACTGGTCGCAGTGCCCTGCAGCATGGCGCTGTGGAGCGGCCACGACGTCGCCCTGGGCCACCTGCGTCGCTATGAGCGCGCCGACCTCGCTGCGCTCCTCGAGGGCGCAGGCCTCGAGGTCGTCGACATCGCCTCGTGGAACGTCCTGCTGCGCCCCGTCGCCCGGATGCGGCGCAAGAACAACGACAGTGAGAGCGAGATGGAGGAGGTGCATCCGGTGCTCAACGCCGGCCTGCGCGTCGCCGTCGCCGCCGAACGCGTGCTGCCCGTCCAGCGACTGCCCGGCATCAGCCTCGTCGCCCGCGCGGTCAAGCGCTGA
- a CDS encoding DUF3068 domain-containing protein has product MRRVVPAVLVGLGVFLLVAAALLKFYAYPKLAVAPIDQNSETTLTAEDAVIFDTDPAMLTEVVVDLTAVSTTRGDVDASREASDDRGEDIRVWADTQTITSDDGVVRSKSRGRAAFDAFTGEAVDCCGSFSETTEDERTSVVREGLVYKFPFGTEKETYDWWDGTAGTTVPAEFVEETDVDGLDVYKFEAELEPTVVGTREVPASVVGERGSDSIEADVVYANKRTFFVEPVTGAVIDRTEEQRSILAIDGEERATTTEADLSFTDEQVAKNVDEYESKASLLSMVNGLFPILGLVLGLILIALGLVLGRRDAAAAPARTGATKDDGTHRETTKV; this is encoded by the coding sequence ATGCGTCGAGTTGTTCCAGCCGTCCTCGTGGGACTGGGGGTGTTCCTCCTCGTGGCGGCAGCGCTCCTGAAGTTCTACGCCTACCCCAAGCTCGCGGTCGCCCCGATCGACCAGAACAGCGAGACGACGCTGACGGCCGAGGACGCGGTCATCTTCGACACCGACCCCGCGATGCTGACCGAGGTCGTGGTCGACCTCACGGCCGTCTCCACCACGCGCGGTGACGTCGACGCCAGCCGCGAGGCCAGCGACGACAGGGGCGAGGACATCCGTGTCTGGGCCGACACCCAGACGATCACCTCCGACGACGGCGTGGTCCGCTCGAAGAGCCGGGGCCGTGCCGCCTTCGACGCCTTCACGGGCGAGGCGGTCGACTGCTGCGGCTCCTTCAGTGAGACCACCGAGGACGAGCGCACCTCCGTCGTGCGCGAGGGGCTCGTCTACAAGTTCCCCTTCGGCACCGAGAAGGAGACCTACGACTGGTGGGACGGCACCGCCGGCACCACCGTCCCGGCCGAGTTCGTCGAGGAGACCGACGTCGACGGCCTCGACGTCTACAAGTTCGAGGCCGAGCTGGAGCCCACGGTCGTGGGCACCCGCGAGGTCCCGGCCTCCGTGGTGGGCGAGCGCGGCTCGGACAGCATCGAGGCCGACGTCGTGTACGCCAACAAGCGGACCTTCTTCGTGGAGCCGGTCACCGGTGCGGTGATCGACCGCACCGAGGAGCAGCGCTCCATCCTGGCCATCGACGGTGAGGAGCGGGCGACCACCACCGAGGCCGACCTCAGCTTCACCGACGAGCAGGTCGCCAAGAACGTCGACGAGTACGAGAGCAAGGCCTCGCTGCTCTCCATGGTCAACGGCCTGTTCCCGATCCTCGGCCTGGTCCTCGGACTGATCCTGATCGCCCTCGGCCTCGTGCTCGGGCGCCGTGACGCCGCGGCCGCCCCGGCTCGGACCGGCGCGACGAAGGACGACGGCACGCACCGCGAGACCACCAAGGTCTGA
- a CDS encoding class I SAM-dependent methyltransferase → MSSPAGNPAAPDSRHHPPLPPVRVERRAVSESESRHANGPDWDRYADEYQATHGEFLGDTGFVWGPEGLTESTACVLGPVAGRDVLEVGSGAGQCSRWIRTQGGRAYGIDLSLRQLQHSRRIDAESGVAVPSVLGTATDLPFADGSFDIVFSSFGALQFVRDIDVAVAEAARVLRPGGRFAFSITHPTRWMFPDDPGEAGLVASQPYWDRTPYVEVDDATGQVSYVEHHRTLGDWVTLLAGAGFRITTLLEPEWPAGHDRVWGGWSATRGRFTPGTAIFGADLPA, encoded by the coding sequence GTGAGCAGTCCTGCGGGCAACCCCGCCGCACCCGACTCCCGTCATCATCCTCCGCTCCCGCCGGTGCGCGTCGAGCGCCGGGCCGTCAGCGAGTCGGAGTCCCGGCACGCCAACGGTCCGGACTGGGATCGCTACGCCGACGAGTACCAGGCGACCCACGGCGAGTTCCTCGGCGACACCGGCTTCGTCTGGGGCCCTGAGGGCCTCACCGAGTCCACCGCCTGTGTGCTGGGACCGGTCGCCGGCCGCGATGTGCTCGAGGTGGGCTCCGGGGCCGGCCAGTGCTCGCGGTGGATCCGCACCCAGGGCGGTCGCGCCTACGGCATCGACCTGTCGCTGCGCCAGCTCCAGCACTCGCGCCGCATCGACGCCGAGTCCGGGGTCGCGGTGCCGTCGGTGCTGGGCACCGCGACGGACCTGCCGTTCGCGGACGGCTCCTTCGACATCGTCTTCTCCTCGTTCGGCGCCCTGCAGTTCGTGCGCGACATCGACGTCGCGGTCGCCGAGGCCGCGCGGGTGCTGCGCCCGGGCGGTCGCTTCGCCTTCTCGATCACCCACCCCACGCGGTGGATGTTCCCCGATGACCCCGGCGAGGCGGGCCTGGTCGCCAGCCAGCCCTACTGGGACCGCACGCCGTACGTCGAGGTCGACGACGCCACCGGGCAGGTCTCCTACGTGGAGCACCACCGCACCCTGGGCGACTGGGTGACGCTGCTGGCCGGCGCCGGGTTCCGGATCACCACGCTGCTGGAGCCCGAGTGGCCGGCCGGGCACGACCGGGTGTGGGGCGGGTGGTCGGCGACCCGCGGGCGGTTCACCCCGGGCACCGCGATCTTCGGGGCCGACCTGCCCGCCTAG
- the rpsA gene encoding 30S ribosomal protein S1 codes for MTSTISALPDYDAPQVAINDIGSEEDFLAAIDATIKYFNDGDIVSGTIVKVDRDEVLLDIGYKTEGVIPSRELSIKHDVDPSEVVSVGDEVEALVLQKEDKEGRLILSKKRAQYERAWGTIEQVKEEDGVVEGTVIEVVKGGLILDIGLRGFLPASLVEMRRVRDLQPYVGQTLEAKIIELDKNRNNVVLSRRAWLEQTQSEVRHGFLTQLQKGQIRKGVVSSIVNFGAFVDLGGVDGLVHVSELSWKHIDHPSEVVAVGDEVTVEVLDVDMERERVSLSLKATQEDPWQHFARTHQIGQIVPGKVTKLVPFGSFVRVEEGIEGLVHISELAERHVEIPEQVVQVNDDVMVKIIDIDLERRRISLSLKQANETAVATDVDEFDPTLYGMPATYDEQGNYVYPEGFDPETGEWLEGFEDQRAVWEDQYAKAHARWEAHVKQQAEARKAEAEAGEATSYSSSAEVETSEETGGGSLASDEALQALREKLTGGSN; via the coding sequence ATGACGAGCACCATCTCCGCTCTTCCGGACTACGACGCGCCTCAGGTCGCGATCAACGACATCGGGTCCGAAGAGGACTTCCTCGCCGCCATCGACGCGACGATCAAGTACTTCAATGACGGCGACATCGTCTCCGGCACGATCGTCAAGGTCGACCGCGACGAGGTCCTGCTTGACATCGGCTACAAGACCGAGGGCGTCATCCCCTCGCGCGAGCTGTCGATCAAGCACGACGTCGACCCGTCCGAGGTCGTCTCGGTCGGTGACGAGGTCGAGGCCCTGGTCCTCCAGAAGGAGGACAAGGAAGGCCGCCTGATCCTGTCCAAGAAGCGCGCTCAGTACGAGCGTGCCTGGGGCACCATCGAGCAGGTCAAGGAGGAGGACGGCGTCGTCGAGGGCACCGTCATCGAGGTCGTCAAGGGCGGCCTCATCCTCGACATCGGCCTGCGCGGCTTCCTGCCCGCCTCGCTGGTGGAGATGCGTCGCGTCCGCGACCTGCAGCCCTACGTGGGTCAGACCCTCGAGGCCAAGATCATCGAGCTCGACAAGAACCGCAACAACGTGGTCCTGTCGCGCCGTGCCTGGCTCGAGCAGACCCAGTCCGAGGTTCGCCACGGCTTCCTGACCCAGCTCCAGAAGGGTCAGATCCGCAAGGGCGTCGTCTCCTCGATCGTCAACTTCGGTGCGTTCGTGGACCTCGGCGGCGTCGACGGCCTCGTGCACGTCTCCGAGCTGTCGTGGAAGCACATCGACCACCCCTCCGAGGTCGTCGCCGTGGGCGACGAGGTCACCGTCGAGGTTCTCGACGTGGACATGGAGCGCGAGCGGGTCTCCCTGTCGCTCAAGGCGACGCAGGAGGACCCGTGGCAGCACTTCGCCCGGACCCACCAGATCGGCCAGATCGTGCCGGGCAAGGTCACCAAGCTGGTGCCCTTCGGCTCGTTCGTCCGTGTCGAGGAGGGCATCGAGGGCCTGGTCCACATCTCCGAGCTGGCCGAGCGCCACGTGGAGATCCCGGAGCAGGTCGTCCAGGTCAACGACGACGTCATGGTCAAGATCATCGACATCGACCTCGAGCGTCGTCGGATCTCGCTGTCGCTGAAGCAGGCCAACGAGACCGCTGTGGCGACCGACGTCGACGAGTTCGACCCGACGCTGTACGGCATGCCGGCGACCTACGACGAGCAGGGCAACTACGTCTACCCCGAGGGCTTCGACCCCGAGACCGGCGAGTGGCTCGAGGGCTTCGAGGACCAGCGCGCGGTCTGGGAGGACCAGTACGCCAAGGCGCACGCCCGCTGGGAGGCCCACGTCAAGCAGCAGGCCGAGGCCCGCAAGGCCGAGGCCGAGGCCGGCGAGGCCACCTCGTACTCCTCCTCGGCCGAGGTCGAGACCAGCGAGGAGACCGGCGGCGGTTCGCTCGCCTCGGACGAGGCGCTGCAGGCGCTTCGCGAGAAGCTCACCGGCGGCAGCAACTGA